cttaactttttaactcgttaatgcccagccttgcatctAATATGCTgatgtataaatacataaatgtaataataataaatatacacaaatatatatgcaaattaaaactatattgtagaaataaaaaaacacagtaattattaattaccttaaATTCATCATTATCTTCTGgcaaaataacttttttcaaaggtttcacaattttttcttttagttgGGATTTTGCTGAACCATGTGATAGTTGTTTTCCTTTTAatgattctatattatttttatccacaattttaaataattaattagtctcaatttgtattaaaatattaaaaaggtttTAAATACTAACGCTTTTCTTTTTCTTGTTTTAAGTAGATCTCGTACCTGATTTCTTCAAGTTGCACATCTCTACCAGCCGCATACACCTAATAAATAGTAAGattgaataaaatgtacctaacaCTAATATAggaatacattttcataattctTAACCATATGGAAGATTatgatttgttaaaattgtttagtttcaagcttatcaaataaataaatatatattgttttatttttttacttggcaatttttattcaaataattaatacatacatatataactcgaaacagaaaatattttatttatttgatgccAAATAATAGACAAAAAGCTAACAAGTGTAATGAATATACTATTATCAGATGaagtataaaactaattaataatatttacagtatgTTATGCTTGTGCTCATACATGCTAACATAGACGAGGAAAGCGGTAATCAACAAAATTATGATGTGCTTGTATGTTCTAATTAAGactgtttattatattcaaGATGGCTATCGCGCTGTGCGTCGATaccgataacataatattataatgatattataatatataataattaattacatacgTACATGACACAGTGGTTTATCTGGTAATATCTGGATAGTTAAATAATCTATGCCATACTAAGGTTTGTTGTTATgttaaacataacaaaaaaatcttttgataatatgtttaatacataactcaataaacatttttttgctaTAGTAGCTCTTTAGTaagatttttaacaaataaatatttagaaaaattactaCAATgcacacataaaaatatttttacaatattttagcacaaaatcgtttaaaaatcatttttaactgatttttgtgaattttcaaTAAGTATTGCATGTggaagataaataaaataaatatttaagtagaatacaccaaatataatattttcactcaCTTTATCTTTACAATACATTGGCCTCTTAGTAGGATCTGGTTCTTCAAATACAGCAACTTGACAGGAAATATTAGTATTTCCTTTTATACTACGTAATGCATTTGGAACTGTAATACCAGATAATTTTGTTACACATTCCGAATTATTATCCTGGTGAactgtaatttaaaacattagaaaaattaatttttatagtaatatcttaagaaaaatcaaatgtaaaatattctttatataaattatcttattttatccAGGGTTGGGTATttatgtacaaacatttttttatatatcaacaATGTATAAAGGTTTTTTTCtgtgaatgtcaataaaaattttttcgttgtgtcaaaaagcttgaaaatttaatacaaagttcctcttaagattttataatagcagttgcaaaatatttaacacatattatgcatgatttttattataagcatttaaagttgaaaattgtaCGAAATTCATCATTATCTTGAAAATTTGGTagttattttgtacttaaaaatttatacatttctataactaagaattaaaaactttaaacaaaatttCTCATAAGTAGTAATGTCCATGTTTATATCAACAGTTTATATAGATATCATTCAATTCcaaatttggacgaaaatacatttttaatagtgCTCGTTATTTCACGTGTACACGCTTTCACGTGAAATAAAGGTTTGATTTATGAAACCCGTTGCTTAAAATTGTccgtgaatttataatattattcacgtgAATCcgtgaaatattatattcacgtgAATCCATGAATTAATATGTTCACGTGAATCCGTGAATTTGTGTATTCACGTATTTTACTGAGTTCTCTACTTTTATTCGTAAAACAAAGATGatcatataacataaatatagattaaattattttaatcatcaataacataaagtataaatattaactagatTAAGTATgctcatcaaataataataattaatgttttacgtTAGAAAAACCTAACCTATGGACTAACTTAAGACAATTTGATATgaattgacaataatatataaataataagataataataaattattataaataaacaaaaaaatgtaataaacaaaataaaccaatacctaaataacttaataatattaaactaataattttttattttggaacAAAAATGTCagcatattaacattttttgtcaataaacaGCTTCTTTTAGATGTCACTATATTTCCAGTAGTGGAGAAACATCTCTCGGAGCTCACTGATGTAGCAGGAATAGCGAGATATTGTTTTGCTAATATTGCAAgagttgaatatttattttctctcaATTTCCACCATTCATATGGATTTTGATCGAAACGTAATGGAGGTTCAGCAATGTAAATTTGAAGTTGATTAGTTAAATTATCATCAGCTGTTATTGTATTTCCGTATAAATACTCAAGATCACTTTGAACTGGTGGGATTtgttctaaattaatttcttgttCGTCAAATCTTTCTAGCAAATCTTCTACAGccatacaaattttttctctcATAAAATTGGGTTCAAACTCAAAATCTTTATATCGAGGATCTAGAAAGGATGCAATTTGTCTGACAGAGACAGAACTTGTTTCATTACGTTCAAAATTGAATCGttctttaatttcaaatataattgtatttttgaaatcaGTGATATATTGATCATCGGCTGCTTTATGCTTAAAATGGCAAtccaataattttgataataatggtATAACCATTGACGCTGGCGAATGGTTCTCCGAACAAAATAGATTTGTTACAACATATAACAGCTTGAGGAGACTTATgagattttctatttttatccaTTGGGATTCagttatttctaatttttgcgCAATGTAAAAAGACGTGACTGTTCTATCTGCCAATACATTTGAAACTGGACTTCTGTTTTTTAAAAGGCGGTCTAACATTAAATATACTGAGTTCCATCGTGTCTTACAGCATTTCACTAATGATTGATGTAGAAGTCCTAGCTGTTTTTGTTTGTTGAATAATGACTGTTTGGCTACATTTGAGTGTTTGAAATGTCCAACTACAGCACTACACTGTTTTATTATATCTGAAAATATTTCTTGTTTTATTGCAACATTAATGGCTAATTGTAAACTGTGAGCTGCACATGTCACATCCATATTTTCATTGTCTAttgtaatatttagtaattttacagCATTTACTATGTTTTTTGCGTTATCTGTAATTACAGTACTGACTTTACCATTAATTTCccaattttccaaaatacaaGTTAAATTTTCGGCTAGATTTACTGCTGTGTGACGTTCTGTCATTTCTTGTGTGGCTAAAGTAAATGACTTTGGTGACCATTGGTTATCGATTATGTGAGCAGTTAACGATATATATGAGTTTTGAGCTATTGAAGACCAACCGTCTGTGGTGCAAACTACACTTTTCACATTTtgcaattcattttttattttgtccgcAACGTTTGACTTCAATGCATGTAGTCTTTTTTTCATTGCTTGAtctctacatattttataatcaggCTCCACAACAGCCATGAACTGACAAAATCCAGGGCTCGAGCAAAATGATAAAGGTAACTGATTCATTGCAATTAATATAGCCAGTGCTTGATGAATTTGTTCtgttttttcataattacaTTCACGATCACTATTAGACCCACATTTTATAGAAATACGACGACGCTTTCTAGATTTTGATtcctcattattttttaatcttgagGAAGATGTAGTAGTATTATTAACTAGATTTGTGTCATCATCTTGATTGATGGaagttgtattattttcatgttCAGAACTACCAGACCTTATAACTTCTTGGGTATCATTATATGGATGATTAGACCCCAATTGAGACctacaatatgtatttattgaatattatatatttattaataaattacttgcaTCCTagtcaaacaataaaataataatttttttttaaagttaaaattttttttattaaaagtgttAAATGCGagaattctataatattacaaaacatgTTTTGTAACCtaacaattatttgattttaatggcttgaaaaataaaacataatttattacgaaattgtacatttattagaaaattatattatattatattggaaatttgtcttgtatataaattatcaaacatttcTGAAAATGTACCAAACTAAAAACTGTAAggagtatataaaaatatatttgtatttctgtatttacacatttataaaagaaaaaatcgggaatttgctctgctgtacattggGGGTGAGTCGACCTCGGTCATAGAgtaggtcactataatggatgtgttaaatttgaatgcaatgatagcggtatcattgtatacgaaaaacaattctgaacgGAGACGATTTGTCGGTTtcggatattttatttatttatcttataagttataactaaaaccTTTTGATAGAAAAtcgtgaatttttaaatttttagtatcGTAAACGTTGAAAATTTAGAcgcttgtaattttttttttattgacttacactcgattttttcataataattgtgagcaaaacttatggataacctaaattaaattttaaattcttaggtatgaatacaaaaaaatttatgaattttgagctacaaaataaatacaaattttcgcgattttaacatatttcgtaaacatttttaactttctacctaactttttaattaataaataattaaaaatataatttattaattacctcTTTCTTATAGAATCTTCTGAAGGTTTAATACCATGAAAATGTTGTAAATGCCTTATTAAAGACCCAGTAGTGCCGCCTACACAAGAATATTCATTATTGCTTTTATCGTCACATAAATCGCAAAAGGCGCGATCACCTTCACGTTTAGCATAATCCCATACCCAACTTTTTCTTTTCGCCATTTTGTCAAGAAAACTTTTGGTGTTTAATGAATGCGATCACTTAATGGTTGAACGCAAACTAAACGCGTCGTATACTTGTATACTACCTTAGTATCTTTTTATCAACGACAATAACGTCGTAGTtacgtatataattttaacgtccaataaaaaatatgctatcAGTGTATGTGTGAATTCTATTTTTGCAACCGGACATCGTGCACAAAAAAATTTCCCGAAACACCACCAATCTTCGACCAGATAAGATAAGACACACGCAACGGGCACTACAGAGTTCAATACAAGATCATGAAgctaatcaataaaattataaatacatttgttcGCCTCTTCACGTGAATAAACTAATTCGCGTGTTCACGTGGATATGATTCAGATACGTGTTCACGTGATTAAGCTTTCGTTGATTCACGTGTATTAACCATACGtgatttaatttgtttcattCACGTGATCACGGTATACGTGAACACGTACAAAAACGAGACCACTAATTTTTAAGAGTTattcgtaaaatataaaatattccagGCTGATAAACAGTCTCTGCTTAGAACCGTTGTTTGTATATAATgagatatcattgaattcaaatttaataccttCATTATAGTGACCTACTTATAAcctgctgtacagcagagcgacacccacttacccgctttttaatttttatactagaaataaaataatagtttaactataaaatgttgGAAACAATAAGTACTATAGTACTATTCATACCCAAgattattttcatcaaattcaGTATTATAAGttgataaaatgatatataagtAAATGTAACTGACCTTCAAAGTCAACAGTTGATACAGGTTTAGGAGCTTTCGAGCGAGTCTTCTTAGGTTTGGTCCATGGTCCAGGGTTTACTGTATTTTCTTTGTTTACTCCTTTTTGAGCAAGATCATAATTGCTAGTTGCAATTCCATGCAATCCATTTTCATCATTATcctatagttattatacaaaatcataaatttgtttttctaagttttgtttataaaaactttacCTCAAAAATCCTAAGAACAGTGTTTTTTCCATTGACATTAGTTATTTGTGGTACTTTTCCAATAACTCCACCAAAACCGTGCCTAACACCACTATGCGTTTCAgacttttttaatacattaaatgcGTGTCTCTTTTCAGGTTCTTGGTTCTTATCGTCATCATTTGTTAACTGTCCATTAATCATTCGCCTAGCAACGCTTAATTGGAATTggctaaaaaattatttaaagatattaaatttattttttatttaaattaaataaatgtagctTACAGATGAGCTTGTTCAAGTTCATCAACTGGTTCAGCCTTAGCTTTAATTCCCAGCAAAAATATTTGATCCACGCGtttaaaatcattgtatctATCCAATAACTCTGCCCACGCGCGATAAAACAAAGCACACATCGTACCTATACCTTGGTTGTAAACCGTTTGATATAGTTCAATAGCGTTTGATTGGTTTTCAAtctaaaatattgacaaattatttaattacctcaaattttgttaatacatatttttttacaagcttattctatgaaataaaatggatatttacaaaattaattagaatTGTAATAAATCTTGGATCCTGTTTGTACTTTTCATCATTTTTGAATTTCTGTACAGTTTCTTCAATAAGAGGCAACAAATTACTCTCCGGtccatgttttaaatatatttgttccaGCCACTTTATATACTCAAAATGTGGAGCTAAAGGATCATCGCCTTCATATGTACGAATGGCATGatcatattttcttataaaaaaaaatatttataatgaaatattgtattacattttttttttgttaatatataattgtttgaagcaaaaaataaaattggtaatttttatgttttaaaaataaacactgtGTCTCAATAGTTTGGATGAATTCAGACAAGTGTCCAGGTTAATATAGGGTTTTCAAGAGTACTCAAATGATAATGAACATTAAATGTTGATTCTCcacttttatttaatagttctgattaaaatatatcaaaaaagaaaatatacattGGTAGTATGATGTAAAAATTGGTAGTCCAAATATGgagtaagttaatttaaataaataatctagttattaataacaaattagtattatttttttctgtggtAATcccaacttttaatttaaaaacatagaatGTAAACATGAGATTCCAGATAATTCCAGATAATTCTTAGGTTAATTGAGtttctactatattattatgtactaaatattaatataagatgtaactgCATCTAAAACTTTTCATTATTTGAAGGctcaaaaaatgaattattggGAATCTATTAAAACGAATTAGAACAAAAaacatacttaaatataaatattatataggcacataataaataataatttaatataaatattaccaatataagtctttagtaaaatattttccttttattaAACTTACTCTTtctctttatttaatttttgttgaatTTCCGTATTAGATTGTGCTTGTAAAGCAGTTTCTAACTGAATAGGTTTTCTACCTTGTCTTAGTggtctaatattttctttagtcAAATCCAATGCATCAGATGTATCTACAGTATTCATTGTtttctataaacaatattaaactaaattaagtaaatcatacagtcatacagataataatatctaacactgtcatatgtattaaatatattattggaataacaaatcaaaattaataactgaCAATAAACatggcaaaattaaatttttctaatcaaaacattttttttttttgggggggggggggcacttaAATTTTTCTCTAGTCTTTGAAATGCTAGAATACCTAATTATGACCCCTTTGTTCACTAAGTGTATCTACTCtttttatgactatatatttatgttaacaacTATGGtgcctacatttaatataacaatgtattaatattattgtaaaccataggttaatgtattaatataagcaataagcatattaatatatttttaatatatcaaaatgtgttgtaaacaaaacattccattttttgttcgaatattattaaaatttactaacaaaaataatataagactaTATTAGGGCTGTTGTAAGATGGTCGTTTTTTGtgcatttagaccaataagcggaaaaaaaatatacttccagaagttattttaatttcgaaaaaatataagaatttctttgttttttttgtctgtgtTTTGTAGgaagcaaatttttttttagtaatattaaagtaaaagtgaattttgaaaaaaaaaagaaaattaatttgttactaggtacataggtactaattaaataatactacaaatcaaaaatccatTTCCTACATAACCTAGAAAAGAAATTAAGGAATACAAATATGTTTTCGAAATTAAAATAGGGCTTTTGGTACTGGATGAATTTTTCTTCCTCTTTTCGGGAGTTTTGAGGCACATGGgggttgaacatttttttatcacaaaatatagtgACGTGAATGCGCGTATGTACGTTACTGAGGTCCTAGAATCTTAGCCGTTGTTTATCTTTTATTACATAAAGCGTTTGGGGAACTCAGACACACTAATGATCAGTCACTACACACACAGTCATCCTGGCTACGGCACtgatgtttaatataatataaatattatctttgaaTGAAAATATGTACACGCACTATAAAATGTCTACGTTAATGGCTGATTTTCTGTTAACTATCATAGACCTGGTCCTGATAGTGAAGGTCAATCAAGTTTCtactgtataaattaaatattaacaattttaagaaataaattatgagCATGCATTAACAAATAgttaaacatcatattattagtataaaaataatattaacacctattatagtaaaattaaacaattgttAAACAATAGGTACTAAACAAAATAACCAATAGAATTGTTGCATTAATTGTGAGATAtaaaggtacataataataataggtattcctatgtacttaataaaaaaaaaattgagttaggTATgggtattgaaaaataaaaagaggGGCCGTGGCCTTCCCGCTTTTTTTTCCAATGTATGTATAGTATGTATGTGtaagtgtttatataatatatatatatgtataacatacaCCTAAGCCCCCTTGAAAATTTCTGCAGGCGCCCTAGGCTCTCCGGCAAAGTCAATAGCAATTAATACAACTAATAAATTAGGAATAAcagttttatcaaaataaaattaatttcaaactaTTCATTGACTTTTTATGTAAAGTAAATttcatgattaaaatgtaaaggaaaattatttaaatacgattcctatataaaaataatgaaatagaacAATCCGGATTTTTAGTTGAGGAATTTTTAATGACTTAAAATATaaggatttaaattttgataaatcaatatactttataaattaaccAGAATGAtcttgtttgataattatttttattttctagtgaAAATGAGGATATTAGTAAGTATTTGTTGTccctatatacaattataattttttgtgaaCGATTGTTCAGATAAGAGGAGCCACGGAAGAAGTCCCATTccatatcaaatatcaacaaatCAGAAGTTGAATGTTGATGAAACTTTGAAGCAATAATTTGCAGGTTTATTTTATGCATGCGAGGAGAACTCACCAATGACTGCCAAGTTTTTTAGCAAAATATAAGCGATCAAAGTAAGGATCAACAAACTTGGTTTTAACCGAGCTTTGTTTGAGACTCAAACATCGTTCACTATTTCAATTTCAACACTAATAGACCCAGTGGCGAGACTGTTACATAGGTTAGGTCGTCAGCAaagccaattattattttaataaataacttttattaagaTTCTTGATGTGTAATTAATTGAGATTTCGACCGTTGTGTTACAACATATCGTTGTTTTTGGCAATAgccccgggggggggggggggggggaattatTCTAAGCGCGCTTATTCCTAGGAATCGATAAGTTCGTAACAGTACGTTTGGTAGTAGAAGATTTAACTTGCTCAAGAACAATAGATCGCGCAATGTAGACTGTGCGTGTGTAGATCTTACCTCAGCGACGGGAAGAATTTCCGAGTCAGTGATCATCGTCAAAATGTCGCCGGCGGACAACGCGAACGAGTTTCCAATCGGCGGCGACGGTGAAATACGCGATACGAGAAAGATGACTTGGAAGTTGAATTCGGATAGCTACGTCTTGTGGTaggacaatttattatattattcaaacgaaACGGATAACGGCGAATCGCCAACCGACGCCGACAAGAGCGCTCCGTTTGTACCGGACGACACGGCGGCGGCAGCGTCGACGACATTGTACCGCGGCGGCGTAACGTATTTTGACGTATTCGGCGTCGCGTCCCACTGTTGCTCACCGTTTCGTCCCGCCGGTTTTGGAGGCGTGAGTGGTGAGTCAGACACTGACGTAGTGACGTCCATCCGTCGAGGCcatcgtatttataataataataataataataataataataataattaataatttagttgtaGACTCATCGCCCATCGGTCATGTTCATGCTGCCGCTGCACCGGCGCACCGCCTTCCCGCCTTCCTGCCATCTCGCACTCACTCACTAACCTACTAGCggtgcatattattaatatttattagtgtcATACTAACATTATGTTCTATGGCAATATGGCCACCCGGGTGACAATGGAAAATTCTCAGATCATAATATAAGATAtgcaatattaatgttatattacaatGCATACAATCTAAGGGCAAATCGGAATATTCGGAAAAGCCAAAAGGCCGTTTCCGAACATGGTCCGCCATTGCATTCGTTAGACCAtgactaaaatctaaataatttaatcatcaTTTAAGCGATCGTGTACAGCTCTACTCCCcgattatgaattattaattaatcgcataattataataattattgttacggGCTATGGCCGGGACCTGCGGGCGGCGATTACCGAAGAGTGTCCGCTAAGTCGACgttacgtattataatttatatttaatattaattattgggaaaataggtacttatacgaTATAccaatcatagataatattatattatacaacaactaTGATACCACAGAATAAGACGATGATGATACCAATACCAATTTTTACGGCATTacaattatacacaaatatattatatacatatatacaaatatatcattaagaaataatatcatcatgacgtcatcgttattattactattattatcattattattattatgcgataaTTTCCACCTCCACGATCACATTTTATTTCGTTGTACTGTTGTTgtaggaaaaaaaaaagtaaaatttacgATAATCCGTGCTCGAAACGCTGTGTTATCTCGTCGAAAGTAAACAGCTTGCAGTCAGCAATTATAATAGTCGTCACTCATTGAACTATTGAAATATTCCTACCtattgtatctattataatattattgacattcattGGCGGCGTTCACTGATCGTATGAAACGACGAAACCAGTCGGGGAAACGTTcgacgtaattattatttgctcACACAATTGTAACTATTCTCGTCGCCGTGTTGCGTTAGCCGGCTGATCGTTTTTTTCCCACCTATACCTAGttagtgaaataataattagagcGGCTATTACgtcgatttatttttttttttttttgcagttttTTTGCATCTCGAAAATTGGATAGTTTTGTATCCTAGATACGATTACGGTTTTTTTCTGTCTTACTGCAATAATGTCATCAAACGTGGGCGATGGAGTGTCGGATGCCGTGGATGGAGTTTACGACTTGTACAGTGTGAGCTTC
This genomic window from Metopolophium dirhodum isolate CAU chromosome 1, ASM1992520v1, whole genome shotgun sequence contains:
- the LOC132933465 gene encoding E3 SUMO-protein ligase ZBED1-like, which produces MNQLPLSFCSSPGFCQFMAVVEPDYKICRDQAMKKRLHALKSNVADKIKNELQNVKSVVCTTDGWSSIAQNSYISLTAHIIDNQWSPKSFTLATQEMTERHTAVNLAENLTCILENWEINGKVSTVITDNAKNIVNAVKLLNITIDNENMDVTCAAHSLQLAINVAIKQEIFSDIIKQCSAVVGHFKHSNVAKQSLFNKQKQLGLLHQSLVKCCKTRWNSVYLMLDRLLKNRSPVSNVLADRTVTSFYIAQKLEITESQWIKIENLISLLKLLYVVTNLFCSENHSPASMVIPLLSKLLDCHFKHKAADDQYITDFKNTIIFEIKERFNFERNETSSVSVRQIASFLDPRYKDFEFEPNFMREKICMAVEDLLERFDEQEINLEQIPPVQSDLEYLYGNTITADDNLTNQLQIYIAEPPLRFDQNPYEWWKLRENKYSTLAILAKQYLAIPATSVSSERCFSTTGNIVTSKRSCLLTKNVNMLTFLFQNKKLLV